In Rhinoraja longicauda isolate Sanriku21f chromosome 39, sRhiLon1.1, whole genome shotgun sequence, one DNA window encodes the following:
- the LOC144611199 gene encoding NAD(P)(+)--arginine ADP-ribosyltransferase 2-like encodes MMENSAAYMFTQSKASDQLAIEYLQVEKARTLVFAQAWDAVVEFRRNTSRLRQIQVPEGLREEHVLAILAYSRADALYSQFNEALRLYGASDSVYAEKFHFKAFHYLLSVALDRLRIFSSAPGITYRGMKLRSKAREGSKMKFGYFASSSRDIQIARGYGNATLLTIKSLKGVDVARYSFFPLEKEVLIAPDEVFKVTRSSSGDKGVEISLEAEGEDGIAVRVERGEEGQLRVVRSVRGAIFVLVLWCAVVVRFL; translated from the coding sequence ATGATGGAGAATTCGGCTGCCTATATGTTCACTCAGAGCAAAGCGTCCGATCAGTTGGCTATCGAGTACCTCCAGGTGGAGAAGGCTCGGACGCTGGTTTTCGCCCAGGCGTGGGATGCTGTAGTAGAGTTCCGCAGAAATACCTCAAGACTGAGACAAATCCAGGTACCAGAAGGACTGAGAGAAGAACACGTTTTGGCTATTCTCGCCTACAGCCGTGCGGACGCCCTCTACAGCCAGTTCAATGAGGCGCTGAGATTGTACGGGGCGAGCGACTCGGTCTACGCCGAGAAGTTCCATTTCAAGGCTTTCCATTATCTTCTCTCCGTTGCTCTCGACCGACTCAGGATCTTCAGCTCCGCGCCGGGCATCACCTACCGAGGGATGAAGCTTCGGTCCAAAGCGCGGGAAGGATCCAAAATGAAATTTGGATATTTTGCATCTTCCTCTCGAGATATTCAAATCGCCCGAGGCTACGGTAATGCAACGCTGCTTACCATAAAGTCACTGAAAGGCGTCGACGTTGCCAGATACTCGTTCTTCCCGCTTGAGAAGGAGGTGCTTATAGCGCCCGACGAAGTTTTCAAGGTCACGCGCTCCTCCTCCGGTGATAAAGGAGTTGAAATATCGCTTGAGGCGGAGGGAGAGGACGGGATAGCGGTCAGAGTGGAGCGAGGAGAAGAAGGCCAGCTGCGGGTAGTTAGGAGTGTGCGGGGCGCGATTTTCGTCCTGGTGCTGTGGTGCGCTGTTGTGGTGCGGTTCTTGTAA